In the Castor canadensis chromosome 1, mCasCan1.hap1v2, whole genome shotgun sequence genome, AGGAGAAaagtgtgagacactatctgaacaataactaaagcaaaaaggattgagcACATGGCTCAGTTGGTAAAACACCTGTCTGGCAAGGgtgaggttctgaattcaaaccccagtactaccaaaaacatttttttagatGATATATAGCACCCTACATAGGAAAAATACCTTGAAAGAATATCAAGTATTGTCTTTGAATATGAAGAATTGACCATACATGGTAGCTGCCAACTTAGTTATCAGAGTTCTTCTTCAGTGATTTTTTGAAGGTTCTCTACTCCTTCTCTCACCTTACACAACCAAAGGACTTCTGAAATGAACAGTTAAAGAGTACTTATCTCATTGCTAGTTTATTATTCAGCATACTTGAGTTTTGTTTAATGTATGTATGAAACTTAGGTTTTATTTCACAGAAATTTTATGTAATTCGTGATTCGTATTCTGTATGTAGTTTCATTACAATGAAtcagtttcattttaaaaagaagaaagttgttGGAAGAGTTCTTAATCAGCCAGATTttaggcattattttatttttttgttgggactgggtttgacctcaggcatttgtgcttgcaaagcagactttCTGCCGCTTAAGCCATACTTtcagtctattttgttctggttattttagagatggggtcttgtgaactatttgcttgggctggcctgaaaccacagtcctcttgatttcagcctcccaagtagttaggattacaggtgtgagctactggcacccgacccttatttccttctttattctagtctttgcttctttttacttccttatttttctttacttttttattagtgGCCGAAGTAGCAGCCAGACAACAGAATTTTATGTGTTTGGACCACAGAAGAATGGTGATTATCATTGTATGATACAGAGGAAAATTTGTTTTCCTTACCTAATTGCATTTATGTTGGAAGAATCACATGACTTTTGGAAAATCATAATACTTTGGGTCTCTGGTTATCTGTGGCCTCAGGACATTTGACAAGTCATTATAGAGGAAGTTTAGGCAGATTAGCAGTTTATATCAgcagtattttataaaattgttgtTGGGACTAATAAcaccattctgactggggagCATTAAGTTGTTCAAGCTAAGgttcaaatacatatatttgaatattCATAACAAATATGCAAACTAAAATTCTCATTGTCTTGTgtacaaaatgagaaaaacaggTTGAGAATAAGGTACCTTTTAGGAATGTGTCATTATGTACCTTTTATATGATCATGTAAAGGGCCTAAAATAATCCCTAACACAGAGCAAGTGCTTAATAGGAGACAGCCATTATTACTAAAAAATATTGTTTGTTCTTACTTGACTGTAATATGGTTATGTAtctattcattatttctttcatattcaTAAATCTCACTTGCATCCTAAACGTGTGGTCACTATCAAGCTATTATTGTTTgttaacttctttgttttgttttgttttataggcAACAATTGGCATTGACTTTTTATCAAAAACAATGTACTTGGAGGATCGAACAGTGAGTAATGTTTTCAATGTGCAATTCTCTGCAGCACTCCAGGTTAGAAAACTGTGATCAAAGTTATTATCAGTGATTGTCACCATCAAAAGTACTTGGCAAAGTTACCAAAGTTAGGGCTTGAGAAAAGTTGTTATTACAGAGTGAGTTAGTTGTTCTTAGTATTCTGATTTACCTCCAAGTGAGATccaaaggagaagaaagcaaTGTTTTTTTGTAAAATCGTGATGTCCTTAGACATGGAAAAAATGACAACATAGAGTTttaagagagaataaaaaatttTCATGAAGAAATTAGAGCTGCCAAAGACTTTTTGAATACCACTCGAGACATTCTGAAAGACTTCATTTGAATATCACAGTTTGTGAATTCAAGATTTTCTTTGTCAGAATAGGATTCATACCAACATTACTAAAGAGGGttatgtgtatttatttgttggatttttatcttcctttttatgttccctgtaaattctgatCCCAGCCCTCTACTTCTTGAAAAGATTCCTGTCACCTTTACAGAGAATAACTTAAACACACTATTGCAGGACCTGTGTGAAAAAGAAGACATTATTTATCTCCACCTTTAGTTCTTAAAGTGTACATTTTTTCTCTTGGATGTTTTCTGTTATGTTTTCATATATAACATAccatttctttaaaagtaaaaacttgGAAACTGCTTTGTAATGGTAAGAGAACTTGATGCTTGTTTTGGGGCTTTTCTTCCAGTATGTAGATGTGTGAAAGTAAAGAAATTTTTATGTGAAActgttaaaaaatattctttttgttgcATTATCTACAGTGTCCTGGGGAGAAATGTATAAAGGAAACATAAGCACAGTATTCAAAGACCCAAGAAAGAGACTGATTTTAGCTTCAGAGAGGCTTTCAAAAAAGCATTAATTCCTTCACTGTGATGTCTAGTAGCCTGATATACTGCTCATTGACATTTATCCTGTTTTCCCTTTTATGCTTAGTGTTTAAACATCAACCGTTATCTAAAGGCGTAAGATTCAAATAAGTTTATagggagggaaaaaagggaaGCCATATTTCTGATTCTATGAAATCTTTCACAGATTTTTCAGTCATTTATCTTCAGAGCAAGCAATTTTTTAATATTACTTCTTTTTGAAAAGGGAATTTTGTGTTATTCTCATCTTCACTCCCTTGCAAACTTTTCGCATGAGTCATCTTCCATTCATCCTAGTGttattgggtttttgtttttgtttttcttttgggggtttatttattttttcccatccCACAGATCAGGCTGCAGCTGTGGGATACTGCGGGTCAGGAACGTTTCCGTAGCCTCATTCCCAGTTACATCCGTGATTCTGCTGCAGCTGTAGTAGTTTACGATATCACAAGTACGTATGTTGCAATGGCTTgacctttcttatttttcttgcttgtttGACTGATTTTGTTGTTAGGTTCGATTGCAATTATGGGACACAGCAGGTCAAGAGCGGTTCAGGAGCTTGATTCCTAGCTACATTCGTGACTCCACTGTGGCAGTTGTTGTTTATGATATCACAAGTGAGTGGGGGGGATTATGCATTTCTAATCTCCTTTCAACCTTTAGTTTAGCTGCATGCATGTTCTTGTCTTGTGCTTGTTTTTCTTACTGGCatgtaaaaataagttttatagcAAGCTTTATCACAGACCAGTCAGGtcagaaatgtttgttttggtgtttatacCAGTGTGCTTTATTTCTACTATGCCGGGTTTTTCATTGCAGAAACTGTCCTTTGGGTCCAATTGTAAATCTTTTTTCAGGCTTCCTGTGCTGTCCCATTTTTATAGTTGAAGAAATACttactttttcattcatttgatcTCAGATTTCTCTAAAATAATCTACACTTAAACCTCTAACCAagttttctaaatcttctttgGCTTCTGTTGAGGCTGTTAAAAGCTTCCACTAGCTCTCTTTTCTGTACTTCCCCTTCCAGCCATTCTCTCTctagagaggaagacagagaaacacaATGTATGTTTTCTGTTAAGCATTTTTGTTTGAATCATATCTTGATTCTGTGACTGACTTACTTTGTTGCTAAAAAATCAcactttaatttttctccaagaaaaaattaaaatgagaaatgaaacaaaaatggtcTTTTTCCCAAAGACCGAATAATGTCTTTGGCCTTTTAAGTGACTATAGATTTGCCATGGACATCCAGTAACCGACAAGAAAATGCTCTCTGATTAAAACTGTCCTTGTAAATTGGTTTATTACGTATGTAAGGCAGCGCTTAACGTCATTCCATAGAGTGATCTGTAATTTATCGGAAAACCAGGTGAGACAACATCTTGgactttaaaaacacatatattgATTTGAGCTGgttactaaatatttttatgtatctgCTCAATTAGAGGTCAGCTTCTAAACAGTAATTGCAATGGAAAGATTAGAAGTTTGCAGTCagggatttcttttttctgctttttttttttttttgaataggtgCTATGTATAAGCCAAGACCTTTACTTTGGGTTGCTACttgtttttcgtttttttttttttgagaaacaaaaaaaatgtatgttcatTATTATGCATTGACCAGTTTTGTAGCTTTAAAATGTTTGTGTTCACTTTAACCTAAGCGAGCaaaacttgtatttttcttttaaacttccACAAATgtgggctggttgagtggctcaagtggtaaagcacctgcttagtaaggtgaagccctgagttcaaaccaagtaccactaaaaaaattttttttaatccacaagTGTGGTTAAAATATTAGTAAGCTATTTCTTTAGCTGCTGATAAAGTCCTCTACTTAGAATTCAACCCTTGAAAAGAGAATTTTGTTAGAAGTAAATCTGGTACACCAAACTAATAAACTTAAGGTTAAAATGATCACAAACTAAGGAAGCAATGCAAACACAGTGGTGTTGAAAGCTATTTAAAGGCTTTACAGATTTTCTGGATGTGTTGGAACTTACTGGCTGACATACTTTGGGAAATGCTTTCTTTGTCATGTTGGTATGTGTAAGTGATCAAAAAAAGCATTGAGACAATGTAACACCATATTATCTGCCATAGCTGTCCTTCCAAttcaaagtgttttatttttttctaattatatagTACATTGCACTTATTTGgttattgtcaaaaaaaaatcaaactaaaataaaCCTCGAGGATTGCTTTCTTCAGATTTGTTTAGATCACTGACAGTTGTCAGATAAAATGGGGTTATGTTGTAGGCACATTAAAAGTGGGCTCTTAATGTGCCATCCCCCACCCAACTTTCAGGGTATTTGGATGGAGTGGTGTCCTTCACTTGGAGGCATTTTCAGTAACATTAATCTCTCTGTCTACCCTCCTATACCAGATGTTAACTCATTCCAGCAAACAACAAAATGGATTGATGATGTCAGAACAGAAAGAGGAAGTGATGTTATCATCATGCTAGTAGGAAATAAAACAGATCTTGCTGACAAGAGGTATGAAGTGATTTTGTGTGTATGGAATTTTGATTTCTGTATTAAGCAGTCTGTCATTTTTGTTCACTAAAAAATTGTTTTGAGTGTGGGgcgcatggctaaagtggtagagcatctgtctaccaagtgtgaggcctgagttcaaagccagtactgccaaaaataattgttttgaagAGAGGCATTTTAATCCTTGAGTTTTATGTGCTCCTTTAGTTTGGGAACCTGGACAAGTGTAAACATTAAATTCAGTTCGTAAGGAAAAGtgacttttattttgtataaggacatgaaaaagcaaagcaaatcttAGCTGTAGAAATTATTCATAATGATTAAA is a window encoding:
- the Rab6a gene encoding ras-related protein Rab-6A isoform X3 → MYDSFDNTYQATIGIDFLSKTMYLEDRTVRLQLWDTAGQERFRSLIPSYIRDSTVAVVVYDITNVNSFQQTTKWIDDVRTERGSDVIIMLVGNKTDLADKRQVSIEEGERKAKELNVMFIETSAKAGYNVKQLFRRVAAALPGMESTQDRSREDMIDIKLEKPQEQPVSEGGCSC
- the Rab6a gene encoding ras-related protein Rab-6A isoform X4; this translates as MYDSFDNTYQATIGIDFLSKTMYLEDRTIRLQLWDTAGQERFRSLIPSYIRDSAAAVVVYDITNVNSFQQTTKWIDDVRTERGSDVIIMLVGNKTDLADKRQVSIEEGERKAKELNVMFIETSAKAGYNVKQLFRRVAAALPGMESTQDRSREDMIDIKLEKPQEQPVSEGGCSC